In Theileria parva strain Muguga chromosome 4 map unlocalized ctg_529, whole genome shotgun sequence, one DNA window encodes the following:
- a CDS encoding Sjogren's syndrome/scleroderma autoantigen 1 (Autoantigen p27) family protein encodes MMEVDFDSQSENDFITRKMSQLLLKGWAMLSETCSKCTEVPLMRSKDGTSLCCKCSSITNPKPTKQNEESNGQTLTTCKIDSYKAFGQIPLNGQELNSIHEGNDKSLPLPLTKPVEHPLQKSDCDFQTKQIRLLEIQINKSLSRYVNLLSNVNVEDEINVDTDLKILNNVEKLLNVLSTLRTIS; translated from the exons ATGATGGAAGTTGACTTTGATTCTCAGTCTGAGAATGACTTTATTACTAGGAAAATGTCCCAACTTCTCCTCAAAGGCTGGGCAATGTTATCTGAAACTTGCTCAAAG TGTACCGAAGTCCCACTTATGCGGTCAAAAGATGGAACTTCCTTATGCTGTAAATGTTCTTCAATTACTAATCCCAAACCAACCAAACAAAATG AAGAATCGAATGGACAAACTCTGACAACCTGTAAAATAGATTCCTATAAGGCTTTTGGTCAAATTCCATTAAATGGTCAAGAACTTAACTCAATTCATGAGGGAAATGATAAATCTCTCCCTTTACCCCTAACTAAACCCGTTGAACACCCA TTGCAGAAATCTGATTGTGATTTCCAAACGAAACAAATTCGACTTCTTGAAattcaaataaataaatctCTTTCGag atatgtaaatttattatctaaCGTGAATGTGGAAGATGAAATAAATGTTGATAC tGATTTAAAGATACTGAATAAtgttgaaaaattattgaatgTATTATCGACACTGAGGACTATTTCTTAA
- the TRM10 gene encoding tRNA (Guanine-1)-methyltransferase family protein, producing the protein MRNEIKKIKRSEFINSCKLNPTIVIDCEFHSYASEKESKSLANQIMQSYGANKRAEKPFNLVICGIKPQSDLDLALGRISGTENWTCQLTYESLENIYEPEKIVYLSADSEHVIEDLSPDEVYVIGGIVDRNRLNGITYNKARIIGSACKRLPIKEHIKLSGSHVLSVNNCVEILLNYYQNRNWELALKNTIPKRKLIHT; encoded by the coding sequence ATGAGAAATGagattaaaaaaattaaaaggtctgaatttataaattcttgtaaattaaatccTACAATTGTCATTGACTGTGAATTTCACAGTTACGCCTCGGAGAAAGAATCCAAGAGCCTCGCAAACCAGATAATGCAGTCCTACGGAGCTAATAAAAGAGCTGAAAAGCCCTTTAACTTGGTAATTTGTGGAATCAAACCCCAAAGTGACCTTGACTTGGCTCTGGGTAGAATTTCAGGTACTGAAAATTGGACTTGTCAACTAACTTACGAATCTTTGGAGAATATTTATGAGCCTGAAAAAATAGTTTACTTGTCAGCAGATTCTGAGCACGTTATTGAGGATTTATCCCCTGACGAAGTCTATGTTATTGGCGGTATCGTTGACCGTAACAGGCTCAACGGTATTACCTATAACAAGGCAAGAATCATCGGATCAGCTTGTAAAAGACTTCCAATAAAAGAACACATTAAACTCAGTGGTTCACATGTTCTTTCTGTTAACAACTGCGttgaaattttacttaattattatcaaaataGAAACTGGGAATTAGCCcttaaaaatactatacctaAACGTAAATTAATCCATACTTAA
- a CDS encoding RNA recognition motif family protein (or RNP domain; RBD; RRM) codes for MNRSNKRRVYVGNLSWKVRWQDLKDHMKQVGDVLRADIIEDYDGKSKGCGIVEFADEDSASRAIAELNDTMILDRQIFVREDRENYNTFRGYGRFFRLRPRIDSPSGYSGRSSGRSGTSVIVTNLQWKTSWKELKDLFKSCGLVLRADVLTHEDGRSKGVGKVVFANEYSARKAITMYNDYVLDGRKIGVRLEN; via the exons ATGAATAGG TCTAACAAACGCAGAGTCTATGTTGGTAATTTATCCTGGAAAGTCAGATGGCAGGATCTTAAAGACCATATGAAACAAGTTGGAGATGTTCTCAGAGCTGATATTATCGAAGATTACGATGGAAAATCCAAA gGATGTGGAATTGTTGAATTTGCTGACGAAGACTCTGCCTCAAGAGCCATTGCTGAATTAAATGATACCATGATTCTCG ATCGTCAAATATTTGTTCGTGAAGATAGAGAGAACTATAATACGTTTCGTGGATATGGGCGTTTTTTCAGATTAAGGCCACGCATTGACTCGCCAtc GGGTTATTCTGGTAGATCAAGTGGTCGTAGTGGAACTAGTGTTATCGTCACAAATTTACAATGGAAAACAAGTTGGAAAGAACTTAAGGATCTTTTCAAAAGTTGCGGACTAGTTCTTag AGCTGATGTATTAACTCATGAAGATGGAAGATCAAAAGGAGTGGGAAAAGTAGTCTTTGCAAATGAATATAGCGCTAGAAAGGCAATCACAATGTACAACGACTACGTCCTCGACGGTAGAAAAATCGGCGTACGTCTTGAAAACTga
- the TXNDC9 gene encoding Thioredoxin family protein, whose protein sequence is MMGNKNGPSLAKRVEDNVLGVLRERERELDDQIYDYSLVESKLAKNRDDETLESIREARLRELKNLYYKKQEYVSKGFGSLNEVYSDKEFFDACRNVDSVVVHFYRPTTTRCAYLDSHLIKVADSHFDTKFIKVNVEKTPYICEKFNIWCIPTLMIIKEGKTNHSIVGFNELGGDGFSTETLVAVLDKHGVKQPSTK, encoded by the exons atgaTGGGTAATAAAAACGGACCAAGTTTGGCTAAGAGAGTGGAAGATAATGTTCTGGGTGTTTTGAGGGAAAGGGAACGTGAGTTAGATGATCAGATTTACGACTACTCTCTTGTAGAGAGTAAGCTTGCCAAAAACAGAGATGATGAAACTCTTGAATCTATTCGTGAAGCTAGGCTCCGTGAGCTTAAAAACTTGTACTATAAGAAACAGGAATATGTTTCAAAAGGATTCGGATCTTTAAATGAAGTTTACTCAGATAAAGAATTTTTTGACGCTTGCAGAAATGTTGATTCTGTC GTGGTGCATTTTTACAGGCCTACAACAACTAGGTGCGCATACCTGGATTCACACCTCATAAAGGTCGCAGATTCACACTTTGATACTAAGTTTATTAAAGTAAATGTAGAGAAAACGCCTTACATTTGTGAaaagtttaatatttggtGCATTCCCACG ttgatgataataaaaGAAGGTAAAACGAATCATTCGATCGTTGGTTTCAATGAGTTGGGAG GTGACGGGTTTTCAACTGAAACACTTGTGGCAGTTCTTGATAAACATGGTGTTAAACAACCCTCAACTAAATAA
- the MCM4 gene encoding MCM2/3/5 family protein yields the protein MDFTPRSRQVLSGRVDSLRPDSQVFNPNNTRDVSNNETQYTMYGKTPNLVRRIRNARNDIGDLGRETFMDQRDVARLPFLLDNRLEELSERFTNFLKNFTEFDTNSEDKDKQQSKPSNTELYYLMKLMNFIKENLRDHSTGYSRYLPFEVDLMHVYSYDMVLYKLLVTFPADCIAELDKVLVKLFNELLSKHYSDLSLENNSFFPRARLMNKPVSDCVGNLEPSMADSLVQFSGTVVRQTWIVPEITMACFRCRGQKKVGLNDMQPCTCEHYEYVIQGEVNEPLLCNECNSKYTFELNHNMSVYSTKKIVKLLQSNSSPNNPDKDGLDDSVDNADLNGEIYMKDNEVVNLNLYDDLIDSVVTGDRVTVVGILKVTPIRTSTTRRTLKSLYTYFVNVIHVKVINSTNANQPMKGLKYLGNENDFSDLQVYKILELSRNPMIYRILLDSFAPSIKARNNVKIGLLCQLFSCNPNSSDNNKTVDSSYKVDNFRGIINVLLCGDPGTAKSQLLHYTHLLSPRSIYTSGKSSSSVGLTASIKFNESDNGRAMIQPGAVVLANGGVCCIDELDKCHNESRLSLYEVMEQQTVTIAKAGIVATLKAETAILASCNPINSRYNKNKAVIENINISPSLFTRFDLIYLVLDHIDQDTDQLISLSIAKDFLLPHMTGVNSASDTYDRSNTMHVEPEILRSEKDYNLNDLDMLRMYIKFSKLHCFPKLSDEARKVITREYVKMRQGNFQTSNLDELDQAQEDEDDDLYYQSSGTRMIYVSSRMISSIIRIGVSLARMRLSTFVTRADALQAVQIVKSSTFQSLVDPTTGKIDFDQLHQGITTNKMQQLNQMYEQVLSVLTRSSNQDSNKSLDLNEVLSLMSKEFKDAHDHKDGEIYKLISEVLNKMVQEGTAVRENNSYKLKKIFS from the exons ATGGATTTTACACCGAGAAGCCGACAGGTCCTTTCTGGCCGTGTTGATTCACTCAGGCCTGATTCTCAAGTTTTTAACCCTAATAACACCAGAGATGTGAGTAATAATGAAACCCAGTACACTATGTATGGCAAGACTCCTAACTTGGTTAGAAGAATACGCAATGCCCGTAACGATATTGGTGATCTGGGAAGGGAAACCTTCATGGATCAGCGTGATGTAGCTCGTTTGCCATTTTTACTAGATAACAGACTTGAAGAACTTTCCGAAAGATTCACTAACTTTTTGAAGAATTTTACAGAGTTTGACACCAATTCTGAAGATAAAGATAAACAACAAAGTAAACCGTCCAACAC tgaaCTATATTActtaatgaaattaatgaaCTTTATCAAAGAGAATTTGCGCGATCACTCAACAGGTTACAGCCGTTATCTCCCCTTTGAAGTGGATTTGATGCATGTTTACTCTTATGATATGGTCCTTTATAAGTTGTTGGTAACGTTCCCAGCTGACTGTATTGCAGAACTTGATAAGGTCCTTGTGAAGCTTTTTAATGAGTTGCTTTCCAAGCATTATTCCGACCTTTCACTTGAAAACAACTCTTTTTTCCCCAGAGCCAGACTTATGAACAAGCCAGTTTCTGATTGTGTGGGAAACCTAGAACCCAGTATGGCCGATTCTTTGGTTCAATTCTCAGGAACAGTAGTTCGTCAGACATGGATAGTTCCTGAGATTACCATGGCATGTTTTAGGTGTAGAGGTCAGAAGAAAGTGGGATTGAACGATATGCAACCGTGTACCTGTGAACACTACGAATATGTTATTCAAGGTGAAGTAAATGAACCCTTACTGTGTAATGAATGCAACAGTAAATATACATTCGAACTGAACCATAACATGTCTGTGTACTCCACCAAAAAAATAGTAAAGCTACTTCAATCAAACAGTTCTCCGAACAACCCTGACAAAGATGGCTTAGACGATTCTGTTGATAATGCTGATCTAAATGGAGAAATATATATGAAGGACAATGAAGTAGTGAATTTGAACCTATACGATGATCTTATTGATTCTGTTGTTACTGGGGATAGAGTTACAGTGGTTGGTATTCTTAAAGTAACACCAATAAGGACAAGTACAACGAGAAGGACTTTAAAAAGTTTGTACACCTACTTTGTAAATGTCATCCACGTCAAAGTAATCAATTCGACAAATGCCAATCAACCAATGAAGGGATTAAAG tatttgGGTAATGAAAACGATTTTTCGGATTTACAAGTATACAAGATATTGGAACTCAGTCGTAACCCTATGATATACAGAATATTGTTAGACTCATTTGCACCTTCAATTAAAGCCAGAAATAACGTTAAGATTGGATTATTATGTCAGTTATTTTCATGTAATCCCAATTCATCTGATAACAATAAGACTGTCGATTCATCATACAAAGTGGATAATTTCAGGGGGATAATAAACGTATTGTTGTGTGGAGATCCGGGGACTGCTAAGTCACAACTACTACATTATACACACTTGTTATCACCCCGTTCAATTTACACTTCAG ggAAAAGTAGTTCCAGCGTAGGTCTTACGGCCAGCATCAAGTTTAATGAAAGTGATAATGGTCGGGCAATGATACAACCCGGAGCTGTGGTTTTGGCAAACGGAGGTGTTTGTTGCATTGACGAATTGGACAAGTGTCACAATGAATCAAGACTGAGTTTGTATGAAGTTATGGAACAACAAACTGTTACAATTGCTAAAGCGGGTATTGTTGCCACTTTGAAGGCTGAGACTGCCATACTGGCCAGTTGTAACCCAATTAACAGTAGATATAACAAGAACAAGGCCGttattgaaaatattaacatttcACCGAGTTTATTCACGAGGTTTGACTTGATTTATTTGGTATTAGACCACATTGATCAGGACACAGATCAGTTGATTAGTTTAAGCATTGCGAAAGATTTCTTATTGCCACATATGACTGGTGTTAACAGTGCTTCTGATACTTATGACCGTAGTAATACCATGCATGTCGAACCCGAAATCTTGAGATCAGAAAAggattataatttaaatgatttggATATGCTGAGaatgtatataaaattctcaaaattACACTGTTTCCCGAAATTGAGTGATGAAGCTAGGAAGGTTATAACAAGGGAATATGTCAAGATGCGTCAGGGTAACTTTCAAACTTCGAATCTAGATGAACTTGACCAGGCCCAAGAAGACGAAGACGATGATCTTTATTACCAATCTTCCGGAACaa gaatGATTTATGTCAGTAGCCGTATGATCAGTTCCATAATTAGAATTGGAGTTTCATTGGCAAGGATGAGACTTAGTACTTTTGTAACCAGGGCGGATGCTTTGCAAGCAGTACAAATTGTCAAAAGTTCTACATTCCAGTCACTGGTAGATCCAACCACAGGAAAAATAGATTTTGACCAATTACACCAAGGAATTACCACAAATAAAATGCAACAACTCAACCAGATGTACGAACAGGTTCTATCAGTTTTGACACGTTCTAGTAATCAGGATTCGAACAAATCATTAGATTTGAATGAAGTTTTAAGTCTAATGAGTAAGGAGTTCAAGGATGCTCATGACCATAAGGACGGAGAAATTTATAAGTTGATATCCGAAGTTTTGAACAAAATGGTACAAGAAGGGACAGCAGTTAGGGAAAACAACTCTTAtaagttaaaaaaaatcTTTTCGTAA
- a CDS encoding polymorphic immunodominant molecule PIM (Tp18) produces the protein MKIFPFLFIFPFLLKLCECSDLNPLDPLAQQSGGGSNNNEGNNNDSTGSSDVTQVDTESNDTSSSSETSQQGKPQPDQPQDQPDQHQQPTQGDTSGQQGPDTPQPIQEPSGPVQPDQTGQGPVEPVDQQQQPTQGDTSGQQGQQPQDQPVQEQDGQDSQGTPEQTPDQSGQQPGPDTPDQPVYQQQPVQQPSGQQQQPQPRPQPQPDQPVDQQQEPPTPEDQPSGPDSPDQPDQHHQPTPAAQPQTQPQPEPQPEPQPEPQPEPQPEPVQEPPEQTPEHTPSKDDASGEVPVKPSEGHMTGAAADGSGQPPDKKTDDDSKGKDGSKSGSGTPSKDKKDSKHTPFHGCGQFFTNTHKVTVIFHWWLCEKPWQYALTLLTLFGFALLSPCLKAYREVLRAKAVRSFIFDCLLTHLFLFLIALCAYALDFLLMLVVMTFNVGVFFAVILGYSVGYVLSSLAYSTLRTQPNRSNSFSRINEDCC, from the exons ATGAAGATCTTTCcctttttatttatatttccatttttattaaaattatgtgaATGTTCTGATCTTAATCCTTTAGATCCATTAGCTCAACAAAGTGGTGGTGGTTCCAATAATAATGAAGGCAATAATAATGATTCCACTGGTTCTTCCGATGTAACACAAGTTGATACTGAATCTAATGATACTTCATCGTCTTCTGAAACTTCACAACAAGGAAAACCTCAACCTGATCAACCACAAGATCAACCAGATCAACATCAGCAACCAACTCAGGGTGATACAAGTGGACAACAAGGACCAGATACACCTCAACCAATTCAGGAACCATCTGGACCAGTTCAACCTGATCAAACTGGACAAGGACCTGTTGAACCCGTAGATCAACAGCAACAACCAACTCAGGGTGATACAAGTGGACAACAAGGACAACAACCACAAGATCAACCAGTTCAGGAACAAGATGGTCAAGATTCACAAGGAACACCTGAACAAACACCAGATCAAAGTGGACAACAACCAGGACCAGATACACCAGATCAACCTGTATATCAGCAACAACCAGTTCAGCAACCATCTGGACAACAGCAACAACCTCAGCCTCGGCCTCAACCACAACCAGATCAACCTGTAGATCAGCAACAGGAACCACCGACTCCTGAGGATCAGCCATCTGGACCAGATTCACCAGATCAACCAGATCAACATCACCAACCAACTCCAGCAGCACAACCACAAactcaacctcaacctGAACCTCAACCTGAACCTCAACCTGAACCTCAACCTGAACCTCAACCTGAACCAGTTCAGGAACCACCTGAACAAACACCAGAACATACACCATCTAAGGATGATGCAAGTGGGGAAGTACCTGTTAAACCTTCTGAAGGTCATATGACTGGTGCAGCTGCTGATGGTTCTGGACAACCTCCTGATAAAAAAACTGATGATGATTCTAAAGGAAAAGATGGTTCAAAATCTGGTTCTGGCACCCCCAGtaaag atAAAAAAGATTCCAAACATACGCCATTCCACGGTTGTGGGCAATTCTTCACAAATACACATAAAGTCACCGTTATTTTCCATTGGTGGTTGTGTGAAAAG CCATGGCAATACGCTCTAACATTGTTGACTTTGTTTGGTTTTGCACTTTTGAGTCCATGTTTAAAGGCCTATAGAGAGGTTCTCAGAGCAAAGGCGGTAAGAAGTTTCATTTTCGACTGTCTTTTGACACATCTCTTCCTCTTTTTGATTGCACTTTGTGCCTACGCATTGGACTTTTTGCTCATGCTTGTTGTAATGACCTTCAATGTTGGTGTATTCTTCGCCGTTATCTTGGGCTATTCCGTAGGATACGTACTATCCTCGTTAGCCTATTCAACGTTACGTACTCAACCCAATAGAAGCAACTCTTTTTCTCGCATTAACGAAGATTGTTGTTAA
- a CDS encoding CBF/Mak21 family protein — translation MDSLVLLENSFGYLGSLNNCDSELHSSLDKLFKNLINLKNKYKINFDLESFTRILPDDPKVLNLDTDFSGFSESGSNTKKTIKKLLNFSLLHLIKTLRDEKHLDICLDILVDLLDSEYHLAVEVKGIKILEFLDLFLLILFLGNTYNLGITQHFLLNSKYVTYLPYHLLNTLKNSERSKLLNKYLNGNHSFDSSLFNERFLIFLSKLNTPDKLSGSTDKQDKILKIPKKELALKTFDSAFHNSTQNNHDSLDTDSDLTDDDAEAEDTSDDGVDYELYGNNYVKLWEHILNDFIRSVDNKSLVIILECLPKFAFPYINNPLRVANFLYNNLNNNNEDIVINSLNCLFELILYYNLTDQLIQISPTPHNITDGNSLNLDSVTSLSKSSNEEFDWFYNKLYELIDFKYLSTSSSTVLILLIEKALNSSMLPNTLVSFFIKKLLKTSTVLETNKCNCLVIISLNMLQKHRHNLLYMIHSPETTLPAPPKPVGPNTTINTSSVDNKDSKDDSTENLTNKDNVNSTNLEQNNAKELFLHELYLLLRHFNNDTAKIVGVFFTDLSSKIGLNIKDFIHSPSNKVFKGKNTCNKPFRTVLQNTTKLTSEFLN, via the coding sequence ATGGATTCTTTAGTTTTACTTGAGAATTCCTTTGGTTATTTAGGAAGTTTGAATAACTGTGATTCTGAACTCCATTCATCTCTTGATAAACTATTTAAAAACCTCATTAACTTgaaaaataagtataaaattaattttgacTTGGAATCCTTTACTAGAATTTTACCAGATGATCCAAAAGTTTTAAATCTGGATACTGATTTTAGCGGCTTTTCTGAATCCGGTTCTAACACCAAGAAAACAATAAAGAAACTCTTAAATTTCTCACTGCTACACTTGATTAAAACCCTTCGGGATGAAAAACACCTGGATATATGCTTGGATATCCTGGTTGATTTACTAGATTCTGAATATCATTTGGCAGTAGAGGTCAAAGGAATTAAGATTCTTGAGTTTTTGGACCTATTTTTGctaattttattccttGGAAACACTTATAATCTGGGAATAACTCAGCATTTCTTACTAAACAGCAAGTATGTAACATATTTACCATACCACTTATTAAACACTCTAAAAAATTCTGAAAGGTCAAAActtttaaacaaatacCTTAATGGTAACCATTCCTTTGATTCTAGTTTGTTTAACGAGAGGTTTTTGATATTCCTTTCTAAGCTTAATACTCCTGATAAGCTTTCTGGCAGTACTGATAAACAGGAtaaaattctcaaaattCCAAAGAAAGAGTTGGCTCTTAAGACCTTTGATTCTGCTTTTCATAATTCTACTCAAAATAACCACGATTCCTTGGATACTGACTCTGATTTAACTGATGATGATGCTGAAGCTGAAGATACGTCTGATGACGGCGTGGATTACGAACTATATGGaaataactatgtaaaattatggGAACATATACTAAACGACTTTATTCGCTCAGTGGATAACAAAAGTTTGGTTATAATTTTGGAATGCTTACCAAAATTTGCCTTCCCTTATATAAACAACCCGCTCCGTGTGGCAAATTTCTTGTAcaataatttgaataacAACAATGAGGACATTGTTATTAATTCTTTAAATTGCTTGTTTGAACTTATACTGTACTATAATCTAACAGATCAGCTTATTCAAATTTCACCTACACCTCATAACATTACTGATGGTAACAGTTTGAACTTGGATTCAGTCACATCTCTTAGTAAATCTTCCAATGAAGAATTTGATTGGttttacaataaattatatgaGTTAATTGATTTCAAATATCTCTCAACCAGTTCAAGCACTGTTCTTATACTATTGATTGAGAAGGCGTTAAACAGTTCCATGCTACCCAACACTTTagtatcattttttattaagAAGTTACTAAAAACATCAACGGTTCTGGAAACTAATAAGTGCAATTGCCTTGTAATCATTTCTCTTAACATGTTACAGAAGCATCGACACAACCTACTGTACATGATTCATTCTCCTGAAACTACCTTACCTGCACCACCCAAACCTGTTGGTCCTAACACCACCATTAATACAAGTAGTGTTGATAATAAAGATTCAAAAGATGATTCCACCGAGAATTTAACCAACAAAGACAACGTGAATAGTACTAATTTGGAACAAAATAATGCTAAAGAGTTATTTTTGCACGAATTGTATCTGTTGCTACGTCACTTCAACAATGACACTGCCAAAATTGTCGGAGTATTTTTCACAGATTTAAGTTCTAAAATAGGTTTAAACATTAAGGATTTCATACATTCACCTTCAAATAAAGTTTTCAAGGGTAAAAACACATGTAATAAACCGTTTAGAACCGTTTTACAGAACACAACGAAACTAACCAgtgaatttttaaactgA
- the METAP1 gene encoding metallopeptidase family protein M24, with protein MESDKKCTGCKKSTNSTLSCPICKKVNKISIFCSQDCFQQSWNLHDLIHKMEIMNLDSKGSPEADFYLKKFRNFKFTGDLRPWPVTDMKKVPKHIPRPDYAEDGIPHSEINEKYSNAIKVHDPQTIKKIRRACLLGRKALDLANSLIKPGITTDEIDTKVHEFIVSHNGYPSPLNYYNFPKSICTSVNEVVCHGIPDLRPLEEGDIVNVDISVYLNGAHGDLNETFYVGEVDDDSRRLTEGTYASLMEAIKQCKPGMYYREIGNIINDVADKFGLSVIRSYCGHGIGTEFHCSPNIPHYRKNKAIGVLKPNQVFTIEPMLNLGTFRDVKWPDKWTVVTTDGKRSAQFEHTLLVTNTGVEVLTKRLESSPPLGFDTTMF; from the exons atGGAATCTGACAAAAAATGTACTGGATGTAAGAAATCAACAAATAGTACATTATCTTGTCCaatatgtaaaaaagtgaataaaattagtatcTTCTGTTCCCAGGATTGTTTTCAGCAATCCTGGAATCTCCATGATTTAATACATAAA ATGGAAATTATGAACCTTGACTCCAAAGGGTCTCCCGAGGCCGACTTTTACCTcaa gaaGTTTAGAAACTTTAAATTCACTGGAGACTTACGGCCATGGCCTGTTACTGACATGAAAAAGGTGCCCAAACACATTCCAAGGCCTGACTACGCTGAGGATGGAATTCCTCACTCAGAAATTAACGAAAAATACTCTAACGCAATTAAGGTTCACGACCCTCAAACCATCAAA AAAATAAGAAGAGCTTGTTTACTTGGTAGAAAGGCTTTAGATTTGGCTAACAGTCTTATTAAACCTGGAATTACTACTGATGAAATTGACACTAAAGTCCATGAATTTATCGTTTCTCATAATGGTTACCCGTCACCACTTAACTACTACAACTTCCCCAAATCCATTTGCAc ttCCGTAAATGAAGTCGTTTGTCATGGAATTCCTGATCTtag ACCATTGGAAGAGGGTGATATAGTAAATGTTGACATTTCTGTGTATTTAAACGGTGCTCATGGTGACTTGAATGAGACATTTTATGTTGGAGAAGTGGATGATGACTCAAGGAGGCTGACTGAGGGTACCTACGCTTCACTAATGGAGGCAATTAAACAGTGTAAACCAGGAATGTATTATCGTGAAATTGGTAACATTATCAACGACGTAGCTGATAAATTCGG ATTATCTGTCATTCGTTCCTATTGTGGTCATGGTATCGGTACCGAGTTCCATTGTTCTCCTAATATACCTCATTACAGAAAAAATAAAGCC ATTGGAGTTTTGAAGCCTAATCAAGTGTTCACTATTGAGCCAATGTTAAATCTGG GCACTTTTAGGGATGTAAAATGGCCTGATAAGTGGACTGTCGTAACAACTGATGGTAAAAGGTCCGCTCAATTTGAACATACACTCCTCGTTACCAATACAG gaGTTGAGGTATTGACTAAGAGGTTGGAATCTTCGCCTCCTTTGGGTTTTGACACAACAATGTTTTAG
- a CDS encoding putative integral membrane protein, with amino-acid sequence MALWGYNFNREVKWQKNRKGFGIFYISAMFIFPSLIYYVLGNPAVSNFYLKNVMPVEYPKESDPSIISNIYYGNTDKEDSVIHKTG; translated from the coding sequence ATGGCACTTTGGggatataattttaataggGAGGTAAAGTGGCAAAAAAACAGGAAAGGATTTGgcattttttacatatcCGCAATGTTTATATTTCCTTCCCTGATTTACTACGTATTAGGTAATCCAGCCGTTAGTAATTTCtatttgaaaaatgttATGCCGGTTGAATATCCAAAAGAAAGCGATCCCtcaataatttcaaatatATACTACGGAAATACCGACAAAGAAGATTCGGTTATCCATAAAACAGGATag
- a CDS encoding putative integral membrane protein, with protein MNQDKVALLSNQEDERLRNRDKSRFGVTFILCSMPLIDALFLIFCFTRKRFGNFFTFVNTVFLVYVGILIATTILGYYGIYKKNYLALRSSISMFTAQNLIILAICGIFLILFVTRPGLLSDHHANPVLIYFEKHRILGVLFIVFIILLRIANLLLTWYSGELESSFEVLNRLKYVKDGLDSYSNNDQFPIDIKDEFGHI; from the coding sequence ATGAATCAGGACAAGGTGGCTCTCTTGTCCAACCAAGAAGATGAAAGACTAAGAAATAGAGATAAGAGCAGATTCGGAGTTACATTTATACTATGTTCTATGCCCCTCATAGATGCCTTGTTTTTGATATTCTGTTTTACAAGGAAAAGATTCGGGAATTTTTTCACTTTCGTAAACACAGTTTTCCTGGTTTATGTCGGCATACTAATCGCAACCACGATTTTAGGTTATTATGGGATTTACAAGAAAAACTACCTCGCTCTCAGGTCCTCAATTAGTATGTTCACAGCTCAGAATCTGATTATCTTGGCAATTTGTggaatatttttaatactGTTTGTGACTCGACCGGGACTTTTGAGTGATCATCATGCCAACCCTGTTCTGATATACTTCGAAAAGCATCGCATCTTGGGGGTACTTTTTATCGTGTTCATCATCCTCTTGAGAATTGCAAACTTGCTCCTGACTTGGTATTCTGGCGAACTTGAGTCTTCATTTGAGGTTCTAAACCGTTTAAAATACGTTAAAGATGGTCTGGATTCATATTCGAATAATGATCAATTCCCTATAGATATCAAGGACGAATTTGGGCATATTTAA